The following are encoded in a window of Candidatus Poribacteria bacterium genomic DNA:
- a CDS encoding phytanoyl-CoA dioxygenase family protein, translating to MSQALPLVAYPDLENQVKAMEEDGYAYLPKVIDEAQLAELRDAMDRLTAIPESFDRHNLPENGSGFLNKHINNAFNRDPVFLHYLDKSPVIELAEAVHGDDCHVIGMTAWVTGPGRPDQGLHIDWLPIPLPADLLEDPRVKVPIFITTAHYYLDDLYEDLGPTKFVPGSHLSGRRPDGEAEWKGAKEQSILCNGGDVVIFRSEVWHRGTANRSDQTRYLLQVHYANRMITQKFPPYLNRFQFNDAILEQATDRQQRLMGNHRPGAYD from the coding sequence ATGAGCCAAGCCTTACCTCTCGTAGCCTACCCTGATCTCGAAAACCAAGTCAAGGCGATGGAAGAAGACGGGTATGCCTATCTTCCAAAGGTTATTGACGAGGCACAACTCGCGGAACTTCGCGATGCAATGGATCGACTCACCGCGATCCCTGAAAGTTTTGATCGGCACAACCTGCCTGAGAACGGCAGCGGTTTCCTTAACAAACACATCAATAACGCCTTCAATCGCGACCCAGTGTTTCTGCATTACCTCGACAAATCTCCGGTCATTGAATTAGCAGAAGCCGTTCACGGTGACGATTGTCACGTCATCGGCATGACCGCTTGGGTAACAGGTCCAGGGCGCCCCGATCAAGGACTGCATATAGATTGGCTGCCTATCCCGCTGCCAGCAGACCTCTTGGAAGACCCGCGCGTCAAGGTGCCAATTTTCATCACAACCGCTCACTACTATCTCGATGACCTCTACGAAGATCTCGGTCCAACAAAGTTCGTTCCAGGTAGCCATCTTTCCGGACGACGACCCGATGGTGAAGCCGAATGGAAAGGTGCAAAGGAACAGAGTATCCTTTGTAATGGTGGTGATGTCGTGATTTTCCGGAGTGAGGTCTGGCACCGAGGCACTGCGAATCGGAGCGATCAGACCCGATACCTATTACAAGTGCATTACGCGAATCGGATGATCACGCAGAAATTCCCGCCCTACCTGAATCGGTTTCAGTTCAATGATGCGATCTTGGAGCAAGCAACAGACCGTCAACAGCGTTTAATGGGTAACCATCGCCCCGGTGCCTACGATTGA
- a CDS encoding ABC transporter ATP-binding protein, whose amino-acid sequence MPTQLLTVNTITKGFTANQAPIVKNISFSVYPGEIFALLGPSGCGKTTTLRLIAGFEKADAGTIAMEKRILTSNEIHLPPESRGIGFVFQDYALFPHKNVLENVAFGLRKATKRARRERALNVLRMVGLTQLQTRMPHHLSGGEQQRVALARAIIGRPKLLLLDEPFSSLDPGLRQSTREEVRTLLKAEGISAILVTHAQEEAFSFAERLGVMKDGSLEQIDTPEAVYRYPKTAYVASFIGQTNFIHAHVKNGVAQTQFGRVKVDGEAAGDVLLSIRPECLKMIAPDAWRSGAKSGRIVGQAFKGHDLTYRVEIDEQDYFVQTDYNSPFQVGDIVMLQAISAVAVTPSSREEL is encoded by the coding sequence ATGCCAACGCAACTACTCACGGTAAACACAATTACAAAAGGCTTCACAGCCAACCAAGCCCCTATCGTTAAAAACATTAGTTTCAGCGTCTATCCGGGCGAAATTTTCGCGCTTTTGGGACCCAGTGGTTGTGGAAAGACCACCACCCTGCGTCTCATCGCCGGCTTTGAGAAGGCAGACGCTGGCACAATCGCTATGGAAAAGCGAATCCTCACGAGCAACGAAATCCATCTGCCCCCCGAATCGCGTGGTATCGGGTTCGTTTTTCAAGACTATGCCCTCTTCCCACACAAAAATGTCCTTGAGAACGTCGCCTTCGGCCTCCGAAAAGCCACCAAAAGAGCGAGACGTGAGAGAGCATTAAATGTACTTCGTATGGTCGGTTTGACGCAACTACAGACACGGATGCCACACCACCTCTCCGGTGGTGAGCAGCAGCGCGTCGCACTTGCACGCGCGATTATCGGACGGCCGAAACTCCTCCTTTTAGACGAACCCTTCTCAAGTCTTGACCCAGGATTAAGACAGTCAACCCGTGAAGAAGTCCGTACCCTCCTGAAAGCCGAAGGCATTTCTGCGATACTCGTCACACACGCGCAAGAGGAAGCATTCAGTTTCGCTGAACGGTTGGGCGTGATGAAAGATGGATCGCTTGAACAGATTGACACACCTGAAGCCGTGTATCGTTATCCGAAAACGGCTTACGTCGCTTCTTTTATTGGACAAACGAACTTCATCCACGCACACGTGAAAAACGGAGTTGCCCAAACCCAATTTGGACGCGTAAAGGTGGACGGTGAAGCCGCTGGCGATGTGCTTCTCTCAATCCGCCCGGAGTGCCTAAAGATGATCGCACCTGATGCTTGGCGGAGCGGGGCAAAAAGCGGACGGATCGTGGGGCAGGCGTTTAAAGGACACGATCTCACTTATCGTGTTGAAATAGATGAACAGGATTACTTCGTTCAGACCGATTACAACAGTCCTTTTCAAGTTGGCGATATTGTCATGTTGCAAGCAATATCTGCCGTAGCTGTCACACCCTCAAGCCGCGAGGAACTATAA
- a CDS encoding DMT family transporter, whose translation MPSNRKETIGTPPKSNVISEEPHGKIIALSLLLAFLWGGNSPAIKVGLQDFPPMALAFFRFVIGLVVVGGWSLFRRVSLGLRRGEFLRLLLLTTIFILQIICLNTGTELTTASRSTIFINVYPFFTALFAHFWIPGERLSITKTLGIIVAFSGVFVTVAPHLGEGETSILGDILVLISGCFLGLRVVVTKLLVQAIHPYRLLVWYLSLSLPCYAAMSFLLERGEPMQLTLSSAVALLYQGGVIAGYCFLAWTAILERYSASKLVVLFFATPLSGVLFSYLVLGDELTLSLLVGALLVAGGIYLVNMRR comes from the coding sequence TTGCCTTCAAACAGAAAAGAGACTATCGGGACACCCCCCAAATCCAACGTTATCAGCGAGGAGCCGCACGGGAAAATTATTGCTCTCAGTCTGCTCCTCGCGTTTCTTTGGGGTGGGAATTCGCCCGCAATAAAAGTCGGTTTGCAAGATTTCCCACCGATGGCGTTGGCGTTCTTCCGCTTTGTGATAGGTCTTGTTGTTGTCGGCGGTTGGTCGCTCTTTCGCCGTGTCTCACTCGGTTTGCGCCGTGGCGAATTTCTACGATTGTTGCTACTCACAACGATTTTCATACTTCAAATTATCTGCTTGAATACCGGAACCGAACTCACAACAGCATCTCGCTCTACTATTTTTATTAACGTCTACCCATTTTTCACAGCACTCTTCGCGCATTTCTGGATTCCCGGCGAACGCCTCTCTATTACAAAGACATTAGGGATCATCGTCGCCTTCAGCGGTGTTTTCGTAACCGTCGCCCCGCACCTCGGTGAAGGTGAAACGAGCATCCTCGGCGACATCCTTGTCCTCATCAGCGGATGTTTCTTAGGGTTACGCGTCGTTGTAACAAAACTACTCGTTCAAGCCATTCACCCGTACCGGCTCTTGGTCTGGTATCTAAGTTTGAGTCTACCGTGTTATGCCGCAATGAGTTTCCTACTCGAACGCGGTGAACCGATGCAGCTGACACTTTCAAGTGCTGTTGCGCTTCTTTATCAAGGTGGTGTTATTGCTGGCTACTGTTTCTTGGCGTGGACTGCAATACTTGAGAGATATAGTGCGAGTAAATTGGTGGTACTTTTCTTTGCTACACCGCTTTCGGGTGTTTTGTTCAGCTATCTGGTCTTAGGTGACGAACTCACACTGAGTCTGCTCGTCGGCGCCCTTCTCGTGGCAGGTGGGATCTATCTCGTAAACATGCGGCGTTGA
- a CDS encoding GNAT family N-acetyltransferase: MNETQIREERSETRDDANADLEKWADAINNLLRIIERSERKLGYFQNRVKQAKFMDQPNQRKIRTAGAQIGVHSAQLEGLRNELRQLERLYSGGISLRNTTENELRQIWGWINRPGIRNLLYTARVSFETFLEDWHRWTADKDIYTLAIEVCTTRLLIGFMLLECNADTVTVKFVIIRPDYRARGYGTDTLIETVRYAFEMLGAEHVTLQVSPDNGPALTCFENAGFQYLSYTDMTQQTYTMGIEHSEWAGDKVIDEEDVAPQLSAPLKVFFDPEE; encoded by the coding sequence ATGAACGAAACACAGATAAGAGAAGAGCGGAGCGAAACCCGAGACGACGCAAACGCTGACCTTGAGAAGTGGGCGGATGCGATTAACAACTTGTTACGCATTATTGAAAGGAGCGAACGGAAACTTGGATATTTCCAGAACAGAGTAAAACAGGCGAAATTCATGGATCAACCGAATCAGCGTAAGATTCGGACTGCGGGTGCTCAAATAGGCGTGCACTCTGCCCAATTAGAGGGGTTGCGTAACGAATTGCGGCAGCTGGAACGCCTTTACAGTGGCGGTATTTCCCTCCGGAATACCACAGAGAATGAGCTTCGTCAAATTTGGGGATGGATCAACCGCCCCGGCATCAGGAATCTTCTTTATACAGCGCGGGTTTCGTTTGAGACATTTCTGGAGGATTGGCACCGTTGGACGGCAGATAAAGATATATATACGCTGGCTATTGAAGTCTGCACCACACGCCTCCTCATCGGATTTATGCTCCTTGAGTGTAATGCTGACACGGTTACAGTCAAATTCGTCATCATTCGACCCGATTATCGCGCTCGCGGGTACGGCACTGACACACTCATTGAAACCGTCCGATACGCGTTTGAGATGCTCGGCGCTGAGCATGTTACGCTACAGGTGTCACCCGACAACGGTCCCGCGCTCACCTGTTTTGAGAATGCTGGCTTCCAGTACCTTAGTTACACCGACATGACGCAGCAGACTTACACCATGGGGATTGAGCACAGCGAGTGGGCAGGCGATAAAGTCATAGATGAAGAGGATGTTGCGCCACAGTTGAGTGCTCCACTCAAAGTGTTTTTTGATCCTGAGGAATGA
- the rsgA gene encoding ribosome small subunit-dependent GTPase A, translated as MEGIVIKARGGAYEVQVDKQCYTCAVRHHLIEDEKKRLAETKEMPYVDLVAVGDRVRISVPASTEENGYIEECLPRETQFGRTRMDGWRQVIVANLEILLIIFAARHPTLKLRMLDRFLVTAEASDVEPVICINKMDLAKLENVQGELKLYEELGYKVVYTSIMTGLGVDELREAMRDKISAIVGSSGVGKSSLLNALQPGLQLRTGEVDQRIHKGRHTTTEVMLMPLAFGGFVADTPGIRTLGLLEIDDEQGLDIHFPEMRPYIPECKFAACTHQHEPACAVKQAVETGNISPLRYESYLRVSGFKEGRYERNTDKRRAERNPRRRKR; from the coding sequence ATGGAAGGAATAGTCATAAAAGCGAGGGGTGGTGCGTACGAGGTACAAGTAGACAAACAGTGTTATACTTGTGCCGTGCGTCACCACCTCATTGAAGATGAGAAGAAGCGGCTCGCCGAGACGAAAGAGATGCCGTACGTCGATTTGGTCGCAGTTGGCGATCGAGTTCGCATTTCAGTTCCTGCGAGTACAGAGGAAAATGGGTACATTGAGGAATGTCTCCCTCGCGAAACCCAATTTGGACGTACACGTATGGACGGTTGGCGCCAGGTGATCGTCGCTAATTTAGAGATACTGCTTATCATCTTTGCTGCTCGGCATCCGACACTCAAGTTGCGGATGCTGGATCGGTTCCTCGTTACAGCTGAGGCATCTGATGTGGAACCGGTGATCTGTATCAACAAAATGGATTTGGCAAAATTGGAGAATGTACAGGGCGAATTGAAATTATATGAAGAATTAGGTTATAAAGTGGTTTATACAAGTATCATGACGGGTCTCGGTGTTGATGAATTGCGCGAAGCGATGCGGGATAAGATTTCAGCGATTGTAGGATCGTCAGGGGTTGGGAAGTCTTCTCTCCTGAATGCGTTACAACCGGGACTCCAATTGCGCACGGGTGAGGTGGACCAACGTATCCACAAAGGACGGCATACAACGACAGAAGTCATGTTAATGCCGCTTGCTTTTGGCGGATTTGTGGCGGATACCCCCGGTATCCGGACGCTTGGTTTGCTTGAGATTGATGACGAACAGGGATTAGATATCCATTTTCCTGAGATGCGTCCTTATATCCCGGAGTGCAAATTTGCGGCATGTACGCACCAGCATGAACCCGCATGTGCTGTTAAACAGGCGGTTGAAACTGGCAATATTAGTCCACTCCGGTATGAGAGTTATCTCCGGGTCTCTGGATTCAAGGAGGGGAGATATGAACGAAACACAGATAAGAGAAGAGCGGAGCGAAACCCGAGACGACGCAAACGCTGA
- the infA gene encoding translation initiation factor IF-1 produces MRNENVTPEVHESVKNVNTKDTGIRVLGVVLESLPGNLFHVKLEENDHKVVAYLAGKLMQHKIWVLPGDQVTVELSPYDLTRGRIVWRNPGN; encoded by the coding sequence ATGAGAAACGAAAACGTAACGCCCGAAGTTCATGAATCTGTAAAAAATGTTAATACTAAAGATACTGGTATCCGTGTACTGGGGGTTGTACTGGAATCCTTACCGGGTAATCTGTTCCATGTGAAGTTAGAGGAGAACGACCACAAAGTTGTGGCGTACCTCGCCGGTAAGTTGATGCAGCACAAAATCTGGGTGCTTCCCGGTGATCAGGTTACCGTTGAACTTTCTCCGTATGACCTGACGCGTGGACGCATTGTCTGGCGGAATCCCGGCAATTAG
- a CDS encoding ABC transporter permease subunit has protein sequence MWHIAKRELYDNLNSLRFALAIVLLIGLMLTNAVVHLYEHPKRVQAYSDGVTEYQNHLAASADESLYRLAQKGPGDLYKKPSALRFCAEGSETDLPGQAIGGTLRWSTDRLESSWILAYPSVDTSLGNLRPDVTLVDWSFIVGYVLSLIALLFTFDSISGERERGTLRLILANAIPRHTVLIGKFLGALISLNIPFTLAILMNLLVISTSSDIHLNAEAWGRLGIIFFIALLYTCLFLALGLLVSARVQRSAVSLVILLLVWVSLVVFMPGTLAAIAGDAASPRATHGFYERSWQLHNELRDQYRSRWRKARGDSRKKIEVDGAYVSKDAEQQEHLQKARLKQQISQVIRARAITRMSPVTIVQHMFESFAGTGFERHLQFLENVKVYAREYREFVVDTDKADPESLNVIGVREGMSQKPVSPEAVPIFEDTLNFSKDFNTAAVDLLLLTLFVIVLLSGVYLAFVRVEV, from the coding sequence ATGTGGCATATCGCAAAACGTGAACTCTATGATAATCTCAACAGTCTTCGGTTTGCACTCGCGATCGTGTTGCTCATCGGCTTGATGCTGACCAACGCTGTTGTGCATCTCTATGAACACCCGAAGCGGGTACAGGCATATAGCGATGGGGTTACCGAATACCAGAATCATTTAGCGGCTTCTGCGGATGAGAGTTTGTATAGACTCGCACAAAAGGGACCTGGAGATCTTTACAAAAAGCCGTCGGCACTCCGTTTCTGTGCAGAAGGTAGTGAAACTGACTTGCCGGGGCAAGCAATAGGGGGTACCTTGCGTTGGAGCACTGACAGATTAGAAAGTTCTTGGATACTTGCATATCCGTCAGTTGATACCAGTCTGGGGAATTTACGTCCAGACGTTACCTTGGTGGATTGGAGTTTTATCGTCGGTTACGTTTTGAGTCTGATAGCACTGTTGTTTACCTTTGATTCAATCTCTGGTGAACGTGAACGTGGCACCCTGCGGTTGATATTGGCAAATGCAATTCCGCGTCACACCGTCCTGATTGGCAAGTTTTTGGGCGCATTGATCAGTCTTAACATCCCATTTACACTTGCGATATTGATGAACCTTTTGGTGATTTCGACATCAAGCGATATCCACCTCAATGCTGAAGCATGGGGACGGTTGGGCATCATCTTTTTTATTGCGCTGCTTTACACGTGTCTTTTTCTGGCGTTAGGGCTGCTCGTTTCGGCACGTGTGCAACGGAGCGCGGTGAGTCTGGTGATCCTCCTATTGGTTTGGGTCTCTCTTGTCGTTTTTATGCCGGGTACGCTCGCTGCGATTGCGGGGGATGCCGCATCGCCCAGGGCGACTCACGGATTTTATGAACGTTCTTGGCAACTGCATAATGAACTTCGGGATCAATACAGGTCTCGTTGGCGGAAAGCGCGTGGAGATTCAAGAAAAAAAATAGAGGTGGATGGTGCGTACGTCTCTAAAGACGCTGAACAGCAGGAACACTTGCAGAAGGCACGCTTAAAACAACAGATTTCACAAGTGATCCGCGCACGCGCCATCACCCGAATGTCTCCTGTCACAATTGTTCAGCATATGTTTGAATCCTTTGCTGGAACGGGTTTCGAGCGGCACCTGCAATTCTTAGAAAATGTGAAAGTTTACGCCCGTGAATACCGAGAGTTCGTTGTTGACACTGATAAAGCGGATCCGGAAAGCCTCAATGTCATTGGGGTTCGCGAGGGGATGTCGCAGAAGCCTGTCAGTCCAGAAGCGGTTCCCATATTTGAAGACACACTCAACTTTAGTAAAGATTTTAATACTGCAGCAGTTGATTTATTGTTGTTAACACTGTTTGTTATAGTTCTGCTATCGGGAGTATATCTCGCGTTTGTGCGCGTTGAGGTATAA
- a CDS encoding response regulator, with the protein MDAKILIVEDERDIADLLRYNLQEAGFETDYVRNGADALHRAVEKTPDLILLDLMLPEVDGMIVCRLLKNDPRTKNIPIVMVTAKDEEKDRVAGLELGADDYITKPFSPREVVLRVSAVLRRIQVGKQTEDTNQIETHGITIDLDKHQVLTENGPIDLTATEFKLITLFARSPGRVFTRDILMDVIWGQDYYGIDRTVDTHVSRLRRKLGEFGTHIETVHGVGYRFKEAS; encoded by the coding sequence ATGGATGCAAAAATTTTAATTGTTGAAGATGAACGTGATATAGCGGATTTATTACGATATAATCTACAAGAAGCGGGTTTTGAAACAGATTACGTCCGGAACGGTGCAGATGCACTGCATCGGGCGGTCGAAAAAACACCGGATCTTATCTTACTCGATTTAATGTTGCCAGAAGTAGATGGTATGATCGTCTGTCGTTTACTAAAGAACGACCCACGGACCAAAAATATTCCTATCGTGATGGTAACAGCGAAAGATGAAGAAAAAGATAGGGTCGCCGGGTTAGAACTCGGGGCAGATGATTACATCACAAAGCCCTTTAGCCCCAGGGAAGTAGTTCTACGAGTATCTGCCGTCCTACGCCGTATCCAAGTCGGCAAACAGACAGAAGATACCAATCAGATCGAAACACACGGGATAACGATTGATCTGGACAAACATCAGGTACTAACCGAGAACGGTCCAATCGACCTGACAGCGACTGAATTTAAACTCATTACGCTATTCGCACGATCCCCCGGACGCGTCTTTACGCGCGATATCCTAATGGACGTGATATGGGGTCAGGATTATTACGGCATCGATCGAACAGTGGATACGCATGTGAGCCGTCTTCGACGCAAACTCGGCGAATTCGGTACGCATATCGAAACGGTGCATGGGGTGGGCTATCGGTTTAAAGAAGCCAGTTAA
- a CDS encoding ABC transporter permease subunit, with product MLTTLIRRELLDNLMTFRFAAAVFITLLLVVTNTVVLIKDYERRLAGYNDAVKMHQRQLQETNTYSAGEVYVDRPPNPLSIFNVGFDKRPGNEVKVTHGYVPSLWDADRHGSDNPFMNIFTSMDIVFIFEVVLSLLALVFAYDALAGEHERGTLRLVLTNPVRRGHILLAKYISAMLCLLVPLLMSLLLAVILLTNSAAISLNMHDFLRIGGIIFASVAYLSVFYLIGMLISAAMRRTSSALMLSMFIWGFLVLVYPNVTLAVIRRFEAPQARTASTFNQIEQIWEEFDRERKHFLATDAFPGEDWGLELRGGGSRHAYLWDDPRTLFYTYESVMNFETLGGEDEPKIPHAQHHFRFLGRLVTDTADQTWLIRKPALEDIFVKPAKVERAWLKLSPIGLYDAATQAWAGTDMLGARDFFDAVRQYRRQVINYLYDKDVFGSREWFSADKGAPDWGSFPQFSFQRVDTHINAKRALPDVSLLLMINGVLFIIIFLIFVKSEV from the coding sequence ATGTTGACAACACTCATCCGTAGAGAACTACTTGACAACCTGATGACGTTTCGCTTCGCTGCAGCCGTTTTCATTACACTGTTGCTTGTGGTTACAAATACCGTTGTGCTTATTAAGGACTATGAACGACGCTTGGCAGGCTACAACGATGCCGTTAAAATGCATCAACGCCAACTCCAAGAGACAAATACCTATTCAGCAGGTGAAGTGTATGTTGACCGTCCACCGAACCCCTTGAGCATTTTCAATGTCGGATTCGACAAGCGACCCGGAAACGAAGTTAAGGTAACACACGGATATGTCCCGTCGCTGTGGGATGCTGACAGGCACGGTTCAGATAATCCGTTTATGAACATTTTTACATCCATGGATATTGTCTTTATTTTTGAGGTTGTGTTGAGTTTGTTGGCACTGGTTTTCGCCTACGATGCCCTCGCTGGAGAGCACGAGCGAGGGACATTACGTTTAGTCTTGACTAACCCCGTTCGTCGCGGACATATCCTGCTTGCGAAATACATCAGTGCGATGCTCTGCCTGCTGGTGCCATTGCTGATGAGCCTTCTCCTTGCTGTGATTTTACTAACGAATTCCGCTGCTATTTCCCTAAATATGCATGATTTCCTGCGCATCGGCGGCATTATTTTCGCATCTGTTGCGTATCTGTCAGTGTTTTACCTCATTGGCATGCTGATTTCGGCGGCGATGCGTCGAACAAGTAGCGCATTGATGCTCTCTATGTTCATCTGGGGGTTTTTAGTGCTGGTCTATCCAAACGTGACGCTTGCTGTGATCCGCCGTTTTGAGGCACCACAAGCGCGCACGGCGTCCACCTTCAACCAAATTGAACAGATTTGGGAAGAATTTGACAGAGAACGGAAACACTTCCTTGCCACTGACGCTTTCCCAGGTGAAGATTGGGGGCTTGAACTCAGGGGAGGCGGATCCCGCCATGCTTACCTTTGGGACGACCCTCGGACGCTATTTTACACCTATGAAAGTGTCATGAATTTTGAAACACTTGGTGGGGAAGATGAACCCAAGATCCCTCACGCGCAGCATCATTTCCGTTTCCTCGGTCGGCTGGTTACGGATACAGCAGACCAAACGTGGCTTATCCGAAAGCCTGCATTGGAGGATATTTTTGTTAAACCCGCGAAAGTGGAGAGGGCCTGGTTGAAACTCTCGCCTATTGGATTATATGATGCTGCAACTCAAGCATGGGCAGGCACGGATATGCTGGGTGCCAGAGATTTTTTCGATGCCGTGAGACAATACAGACGTCAAGTGATTAACTACCTCTACGATAAAGATGTATTTGGATCTCGTGAGTGGTTTTCTGCGGACAAGGGTGCGCCGGATTGGGGAAGCTTTCCACAATTCTCTTTTCAAAGAGTCGATACCCATATAAATGCCAAACGAGCACTGCCGGATGTATCTTTACTGCTCATGATCAATGGAGTCCTGTTCATCATAATATTTCTGATTTTCGTCAAGAGTGAAGTGTAG
- a CDS encoding M28 family metallopeptidase: MRGFTAENAITQKRYETDFKALVSAERCKHRLRHLTEEPHLAGTENSRKVAEYLRTEFESYGLQVQVYEYHVYLPHPLEVHVELVSPVQHLAVSKEAGWEWDKDSYETEIVPGYNAYSPDGDVTAELIYVNRGLPEDYQILQERGVSVEGKICIARYGGSYRGVKAKVAGDNGAVGLILYSDPADDGYVRGDVYPRGPWRSEDAIQRGTVKYIFQHASDPLTPGWAATQDAERLSIDEATDLPKIPVVPLAYRDAEMFLKALAGPNVPREWQGGLPFAYHIGPGPAKGRIKVRCEHSIRPIYNVIATLEGTEYPDQWVILGNHHDAWVYGAADPGSGTTALLEVAECLGELAEKGVRPKRTIVFAAWDAEEFGILGSTEWVEDLKSTLQQKTIAYLNVDIAATGGRFYVSAIPSLRELMREVARTVVDPRTLKSVYESWKVAQDREVPQVGNLGSGSDHSPFVGHAGIPAVSMGFSGAYGVYHAMQDNFYWMEHFGDPTFQYQAAMSQIWGILALQLANADILPFDYETYATDLMPPLKVLQNSGSENKIAKDVKILDDLLTEWQQVAGLLNQGFVRYLASDDLSQIAEINLRLYQLERRLTSEAGLPLRPWFKHLIYAPGFNTGYAAVVFPGVLDAIERGDDAAVHAEIDKLVAAFTRMIQGINEIREML; encoded by the coding sequence ATGCGCGGATTCACAGCAGAAAATGCTATTACACAAAAACGATATGAGACTGATTTTAAAGCACTCGTTTCAGCGGAAAGGTGTAAGCATCGATTACGGCACCTAACTGAAGAGCCACACCTTGCTGGGACAGAGAATAGCCGCAAGGTGGCGGAATACCTTCGCACGGAATTTGAAAGTTACGGTTTACAGGTTCAGGTGTATGAGTATCATGTCTATCTTCCGCATCCGCTTGAGGTGCATGTCGAACTTGTATCGCCTGTGCAACATCTCGCTGTTAGCAAAGAAGCGGGTTGGGAGTGGGATAAAGATTCTTATGAGACGGAGATAGTGCCGGGGTACAACGCCTATTCACCTGATGGAGATGTAACAGCGGAACTGATCTATGTCAACAGAGGTTTGCCTGAAGATTACCAAATTCTCCAGGAACGCGGTGTTTCGGTGGAAGGGAAAATCTGTATTGCCCGATATGGTGGAAGTTACCGCGGTGTGAAAGCGAAAGTCGCGGGTGATAATGGCGCTGTGGGGTTAATCCTGTATTCAGATCCTGCTGATGATGGATATGTGCGTGGGGATGTCTACCCGCGTGGTCCGTGGCGTTCGGAGGATGCGATACAGCGTGGAACAGTGAAATATATCTTTCAGCACGCCAGCGATCCGCTAACACCCGGCTGGGCAGCGACTCAAGATGCCGAAAGACTTTCGATTGATGAAGCGACAGATCTCCCGAAGATTCCTGTAGTTCCGCTTGCTTATAGAGATGCTGAGATGTTTCTAAAGGCTCTTGCGGGCCCGAATGTTCCTCGAGAATGGCAGGGCGGTTTGCCTTTTGCTTATCACATCGGACCGGGACCGGCAAAGGGTCGCATTAAGGTGCGTTGCGAACACAGCATCCGTCCGATTTACAACGTCATTGCGACGTTGGAGGGAACGGAATATCCAGACCAGTGGGTAATTTTAGGGAACCATCACGATGCTTGGGTTTACGGTGCAGCGGATCCTGGCAGCGGTACAACTGCTCTCTTAGAAGTTGCGGAATGCTTGGGTGAACTCGCCGAGAAAGGCGTACGTCCGAAGCGGACGATCGTTTTCGCGGCATGGGATGCAGAAGAGTTTGGCATCCTCGGTTCAACGGAATGGGTTGAGGATTTGAAATCGACCCTGCAGCAGAAGACTATCGCCTACCTTAATGTGGATATTGCCGCGACGGGTGGACGGTTCTATGTGAGTGCGATCCCCTCGCTACGAGAATTGATGCGCGAAGTGGCACGAACTGTCGTTGATCCAAGGACGTTGAAATCGGTTTACGAGAGTTGGAAAGTAGCACAGGACAGAGAGGTACCGCAGGTCGGTAATCTCGGAAGTGGTTCAGATCATTCGCCATTTGTTGGGCATGCAGGGATCCCGGCAGTCAGTATGGGATTCAGTGGTGCTTACGGGGTCTATCATGCGATGCAAGATAACTTTTACTGGATGGAACATTTTGGTGATCCGACGTTTCAGTATCAAGCGGCGATGTCGCAAATTTGGGGGATCCTTGCCCTGCAGCTCGCCAACGCCGACATTTTGCCCTTTGACTATGAGACTTACGCGACGGATCTGATGCCCCCCCTGAAAGTGTTGCAAAATTCCGGTTCAGAAAACAAAATTGCTAAGGACGTTAAAATTTTAGATGATCTCCTCACAGAATGGCAACAGGTGGCAGGTTTGTTGAACCAAGGATTTGTGCGTTATCTTGCTTCCGACGACCTGTCTCAGATTGCAGAAATAAACCTGCGGTTGTATCAGTTAGAGCGGCGTTTGACGAGTGAGGCGGGTTTACCCCTGCGTCCGTGGTTTAAACATCTTATCTATGCCCCGGGTTTTAATACGGGTTATGCAGCGGTTGTTTTCCCTGGGGTCTTAGATGCTATCGAGCGGGGAGATGATGCCGCGGTACATGCAGAAATTGATAAGTTGGTTGCGGCATTCACCCGGATGATTCAGGGGATTAATGAAATCCGAGAGATGTTGTGA